The window TTTACGGTTTCCACTTTGATTGCTTTCGCGAAGAGGGAGTTTATTTCACCATTTTTCAGGTAATACATTCTTACCCCCAAATCGCCTTTGGTAACCAAAACAATTTTGACTCCCAAATTTAAGATATTTTCGACTATCGATTCCTCTATTTCGCCGGTACCACAACAAAGAATTTCAGTTTCATTTGCCTGCAGGATGTCGACAGATGCTGCCCACTTGTCAATATCAACTATTTTAGCGAAGTACCGGTTCCCGTCTTCGCTGAAGGACCTTGCCCGGGAATGGATATCGAGAAACAGAGGGGCTTGAGTGATTGATTTTAGTATCTTCAAATCATCGGGTGCAAAATCAAAACCGGTTATGAGATTCACGAGGACTCCACTCAGGTTGAGATCTGCCAGCCTCGCCGGGTCAAATTTAATTTTCTCCGTCAGGTACTCATATTTTTCCTCCCTTTCACCTTTTTCGTGAATGAAAAGGTGGTTGACGGGAAGCTGCTCAACAATATTTACGAGTGATCTGTTGAATCTCTCGTAGAGAGGGAAGTAGAGGTGCTTTTGTTTTTCTGACAGGTTCGTCAGCATAAAAATCTCATCACCATCTTCCTTGAGTGCATCAACAGCAGAAGCCACATAGAACATCCCACCCGGCTGGTTTAATACCGTGCCGTTTATATGAATCATGTCCTCTACGGAGGATCCGGCGATAAGAAGCTTCATATAAAACCTGGAAAATGATGTGTAAATATAGGTGTTTTATGGCAGGGAACATTAGAGTGGCAAGCGGATTCCGAAGAGTCAGCTGGATCGAATATGGATACAGCCGGAAATTGGGATTATGCTTTCTTGCCCGAGTTAAGTTCCATTATTTTGTTCCAGTTAATCGAACCATTTGGGAGACAGAAGTCGTTCAAGAAACCTCTCTGCAAGGTAGTGATTATTTCCATGTACTTTTCCAGAAATTCCAGATTCTTCTGTTTGGCATCATGTCCGATCGGTATTATTATTTCTCTGTACAGATCGTCATCACCTGAGATAAATGACCAGAACCTCTGTCCGCAATACTTGAAGTAATCTCCTTTGTCAGGGGTGTTATCAATACCATAGCAACAACCGTTCACAGGAACCACACGCAAACCTGAATTACTGGTACGCAAAGTTTTAATTGCCGACTTGAAATCGCTGAGCATTTTCTTGTTCTGACTGCTGTTTCCCCAGTTGGGACCCGACTTTATGCTGACAATGTATCTGATCGATTCTTTATCAAATTCAAGATCGATTCCTTGAATTCCAGACTTTCTACCGCTATAAACCGAAGAGTTAACGAAAATCGCTAAATTCTCCAACCAGTCACCAAAAATAGTCTCTTCGTTGGACGACAGAAATGCATCAGCAATACTTTTGATCATTTCAGCCGGTCCGAGGTCTTTGGCTTTGAACAAATAAGGATTTTTTCTTTTGATTATTTTATTAAGATCAAGTCTGCCAAGACTTTCCAACCGTTTTGTATGAAAAGTACCGATATTTTCTGTTACATAATTCTGAATGAGTTCTAAATTGAATTGTGCCATATCAACCAAAGAGTACCAGTTTTTGAGGTTCCACA is drawn from Bacteroidota bacterium and contains these coding sequences:
- a CDS encoding carbohydrate kinase family protein produces the protein MKLLIAGSSVEDMIHINGTVLNQPGGMFYVASAVDALKEDGDEIFMLTNLSEKQKHLYFPLYERFNRSLVNIVEQLPVNHLFIHEKGEREEKYEYLTEKIKFDPARLADLNLSGVLVNLITGFDFAPDDLKILKSITQAPLFLDIHSRARSFSEDGNRYFAKIVDIDKWAASVDILQANETEILCCGTGEIEESIVENILNLGVKIVLVTKGDLGVRMYYLKNGEINSLFAKAIKVETVNKVGCGDVFGAAFFLNWLRTGDAIKALYAGNAAGAVISTYKTTEQIENLKKDVDSLLYEK
- a CDS encoding cytosolic protein, with the translated sequence MAQFNLELIQNYVTENIGTFHTKRLESLGRLDLNKIIKRKNPYLFKAKDLGPAEMIKSIADAFLSSNEETIFGDWLENLAIFVNSSVYSGRKSGIQGIDLEFDKESIRYIVSIKSGPNWGNSSQNKKMLSDFKSAIKTLRTSNSGLRVVPVNGCCYGIDNTPDKGDYFKYCGQRFWSFISGDDDLYREIIIPIGHDAKQKNLEFLEKYMEIITTLQRGFLNDFCLPNGSINWNKIMELNSGKKA